Sequence from the Candidatus Izemoplasma sp. genome:
ATCAAACTTCCCGACAGCTTTCATGAGTCCCATATTTCCCTCTTGGATTAAGTCAAGAAACTGCATACCACGACCAACATATCGTTTTGCTATTGAGACAACTAACCGTAAGTTGGCTTCGACTAATTTATTTCTCGCGAGTTCACCTTGAAAGATTGTTTGTTCAACTTCAAGTTTGTATTCAGGGCTTATATCTTCCCCTTCTTCAACCATTTTGTCATATTTTTCTTTAGCTTCCTCAGCGTTGACAATGGCTGTGGCAAGTTCAACTTCTTGTGAACTATCAAGTAAGTCAACCCGTCCTATTTCTTTTAAATACATTCTTACTGGATCATCAACTTTGACAGAAACTTGCGATTCAAATGATTTATCATTCATTAACTCTTCTTCAATATCTTTAGTGAAATCTAAATCAAGTACGATGCTTGGATCTAATCCATCATCTTCATCATCGTCATCATCACCATCGATCGTTGGTAATGTATAGGTCACCATTTCTTCTTCACTTACAACATCGATATCTTTTGCTTCTAATGCATCAATAATTTCATCAAACTCATCGGTATCGTCACTGACAAATTTTTCAACCTCTTTGACTGTCACATACCCTTTGAGTTTACTAACACCTACTAATTCTTGAATAATCTTGTTTTTATCCATTTAAATCCTCCTTTAATTTCTGTCTTTCTTTGGCTAACTTAATTTTTTCTTCAATTGTTAGCGCTTCTTTAATTCGAGTATTATAATCTTCAATTCGCATTTTGATTTCATATTCCTTCAGGGTTGCGATGAAATCAAAAAATTCATCTTCTGATTGGATTTCTTTATCGTATGCGATTTTGTTTTCATAATATGCGATTTGGTGTGGCTCTAGTGCGTGATATAATTCTTCTAGTGTAATCGATGTATAGTTAGGATCCTCACTAAAATAGTATAAATCTTCAATCGCATGACGTATATCACGTGTAATTTGATTGATATAAAGCATATCATCTAAATCATGTTGGAATCGGTTTAAATACTTTTCATCAGTAATGAAATAATTAATAAGTTTTCGTTCTGCAATTTCATATTTGCTATCAATTGGTATATCATTGCGACGTTGTCTTTGAATGTTACTGACTTGTCGTTTAGTATACTGAGTAAAGTCTTGTTTGATGGATTCTAGTTTTAAGTCCGCATCTTGACTCAGTTTTTCTAAATACGTATCAATTGTTGTATGTGGCAAGGTTTTAATTAAGTTAAAGACATCTTTTTTAAAGCGTTCAATTTCTAACATTTTTGTAAAATCAGTTTGTGCTTGGAAACGATTATAGCGAAATTCAATCGGATCTATCCAATCATCATTAATCGCTTTAATAAGAGCTTCTTTAGAATGTACTTTAATGTAATCATCAGGATCTAAGCTATCAGCTAACACAACCACCTTGACAGACACATCTGCCTCATGTAACAGTCTAATAGCCCGTTCTGTGGCATCTAAACCAGCACTGTCACCATCATAACAAATCGTAACGTTGTTTGTATAGCGTTTTAATAAGTTAACTTGTTCTTTAGTAAGACTTGTCCCCATACTAGCAACACTTTCTTTTATGCCAATACGATAAAGAGCAATCACATCCATGTATCCTTCTAGTAGGATAACTCGATTATGTCGTTTTATCGCAGAAAGTGCGTTATTTAAGTTATATAAGACTTGACTTTTTGTAAAGATTTTTGTTTGTGGTGAGTTGATATATTTTGGTTGGTTTTCTTCTCCATGATAAAGTCTTCCGGAAAACGCTAAAACCTGTTGTTTATCATCAATAATAGGAAAGATGATCCGTTTTCTAAAGAGATCGTAAAACTGATCGTTTTTGCTTTCTTTAGTTAAGCCTAAATCCATAAGGTCTGCTTCTAAGAAGTTTTTACCCACCAATGTTTTGGTTAATAAGTCATATTCATTTGGGGCAAGACCTAATTGGAATGTTGTCATAATGTCTTCAGTGATACCACGGTTAGCCAAATACTGTTTAGCTTCATTACCTGATTTTGTGCTAGATAAATAAAATTGATAAAATTGCTTTGCTTCTTGATTGATGTTGTATAACGTTTGATGTGGGTTAACAAAAGCTTTGGTATCAATATCTAATGTAATATTTGCCCGATCTGCCAAATCTTTTACCGCATCTACATAATGCATATTTTTGGTTTTTTGTAAAAACGTAATGGCATTCCCTTTTTCACCGCATGAAAAACAATTATAGATTTTACGTGTCGGTTCTACGGAGAAAGATGGGGTATTTTCTTCGTGAAATGGACACAAGCCAAAATAACTCTTTCCCTTTTTAGAAAGAGCTACGTGTTCACCAATCACATCCAAGATGTCTGTCTTATCTAAAATCTCTTGGATTTTCGTTTGGTCAATTCTGGCCATATTGCCTCCTTAGTAGTGTAACTTTGTGTGTAGATATGTAATCAATTGATCTTTACTTAATGAAATTTGTTCCATCGTGTCGCGGTCTCTAATGGTAAAAACATCATTCTTAACACCATCATCATCAACAGTTAGTACAAATGGTGTTCCAATGGCGTCTTGACGGCGATACCGTTTTCCGATTTTGCCACGTTCATCATAGGTAACTGAGAAATAACCACTTAAAAAGTCAAACATTTCTTTGGCTTTCTCACCATGATATTTTTTAATTAATGGTAATACCGCAACGCTATATGGCGCTAAAAATGGTGCTATACGTAAATTGATGCGCGTTTCATTGTTGTCTAAGGTTTCTTCTGTATAGGCGTCATTTAATAGAGCTAAGAATAGGCGTTCTACCCCTAATGATGGTTCAATGACATACGGCAGATATTTTGTATTATCGTCTGGGTCATGATAGGTTAAATTCTGCGATGAATACTCTTGGTGTTGTCGTAAATCATAGTCGGTTCGTGATGCGACACCCCATAATTCATCAAATCCCCAGTCAAATCGATATTCGATATCCGTTGTAGCATTTGAATAATGAGATAACTGTTCTTTATCATGGTCACGCATCCGAATGTGATCCGAATGGATGCCTAATGTTTTCAAAAAATTGAACGAATAGTTTTTCCAATAATCAAACCAATCTAATTCGGTACCTGGTTTACAGAAAAATTCAAGCTCTAATTGTTCAAATTCGCGTGTTCTAAAAATAAAGTTTCCAGGTGTAATTTCATTCCGGAATGATTTTCCAACTTGTCCGATACCAAACGGTACTTTCTTACGTGAACTACGTTGAATGTTTTTAAAGTTTAAAAAGATTCCTTGCGCTGTTTCAGGACGTAAGTATATGTCACTATTAGAATCTTCAATAACGCCTTGTGAGGTTTTAAACATTAAGTTAAACTCTCTGATATCAGTAAAATTATCACTGCCACAATTTGGACATGTGATTTCATGTTCTTCCATATATGACATCATTTGTTCATTACTCCATCCATCGGCAACAATATCGCCATCTGAGGCATCTTCAATTAATTTGTCAGCGCGATGACGGGTATTACATTCTTTGCAATCTATTAATGGATCTGAGAAACCACCAACATGGCCACTTGCTTCCCATGTTTTTGGATTCAATAAAATCGAACTATCTACCCCAACATTTAGGCGATGTTCCTGAATAAATTTTTTCCACCATGCATTTTTAATATTCTGTTTTAACAATACACCAAGTGGACCATAGTCCCATGTATTCGCAAGGCCGCCATAAATCTCACTACCTTGATAAACGAATCCATAATTCTTGGCATAATTGACTAGTTCTTCCATAGTAATACGACTCATATTAACCTCCTGATTGTTAAGTAGACATAATACTGCAGTTTATATTATAGCACACCTTTTAAAAAAAAGAGACAAGCTCTTTAGATTTTTTGCATTTGTTCTAAGATTTTACTCGATTTTGTGTGAAAACCAACAAATTCATCATAGAGTAACGTAATAATCTCTTTTATTTGGATGCGTTGTTTGTGTGTTAAGTTTCGTGGACTAGCGTGATCAACATCAATATAATAAAGATGCGCTAATAACTCATAAATATCATACGGGTAACTCACTGAAAAATCTTTCACATGTTGTTTGCAAATAACGCCGCCACTACTTGGATGAAAAACTAAGTTTGTTTTTTTACCACATATACTACAGGCTTTAAAATTCAATCCATAGCCGATAAAATGGAGTAGTTTCAACTCAAATATATATTGGTAAAGCTCACTATCTAGTTGTCGGTTCATATGATTAAAGATTTTTTTAATGAAATGAAACATCTTTTCGTGATTGGAATGATCATCAATGACGTGACGGACCAATTCTAAAATATGTAACATCCGTGTATAGGCAATGGGGTCTTCTTTAATGGTATCGTAGGCATTTATTAACTCACCGTCTTTCAAGGGTGCCATTGGCTTCTCAGGTATTTTATACTGAATTAAAGATCCACGCTGACTTAAAAAGCGTTGGATATTATTCATTTTTTTGACATTATACGCCAACAAAGTATGATGCCCTAAAGCACTATACAAATAGAGTATTTTATGGTTATCTTTGTAATCAATTGATTGTAAGACAAACCCTTCAATCTCTTTCATGTAATCACCTATGTTTCGTTTGTATATCCGTAGTTCTTTAAGTGAAATTGTTTGTTGCGCCAATCTTTAACGACTTTAACATGCAAATCTAAAAAGACTTTATTCCCGAGTAGATGTAAAATATCCTTACGTGCTAGTGATCCAATGCGTTTGATCATCCGACCATTCTTACCGATAATGATCCCTTTCTGACTTTCACGCTCGACGATGATAGAGGCATGAATATTCAAAAGTTTTGGATTTTTCTCAT
This genomic interval carries:
- the rpoD gene encoding RNA polymerase sigma factor RpoD — translated: MDKNKIIQELVGVSKLKGYVTVKEVEKFVSDDTDEFDEIIDALEAKDIDVVSEEEMVTYTLPTIDGDDDDDEDDGLDPSIVLDLDFTKDIEEELMNDKSFESQVSVKVDDPVRMYLKEIGRVDLLDSSQEVELATAIVNAEEAKEKYDKMVEEGEDISPEYKLEVEQTIFQGELARNKLVEANLRLVVSIAKRYVGRGMQFLDLIQEGNMGLMKAVGKFDHTKGFKFSTYATWWIRQAITRAIADQARTIRIPVHMVETINKLVRTQRQLIQELKREPHPEEVAERMGISVEKVQIIQKVAQEPISLEAPVGEEEDSSLGDFIADPDTPTPMEFTSKEMLKRELAEVLETLTDREEKVLRMRFGLLDGHSRTLEEVGREFGVTRERIRQIEAKALRKLRHPSRSKKLKDFMG
- a CDS encoding glycine--tRNA ligase, whose translation is MSRITMEELVNYAKNYGFVYQGSEIYGGLANTWDYGPLGVLLKQNIKNAWWKKFIQEHRLNVGVDSSILLNPKTWEASGHVGGFSDPLIDCKECNTRHRADKLIEDASDGDIVADGWSNEQMMSYMEEHEITCPNCGSDNFTDIREFNLMFKTSQGVIEDSNSDIYLRPETAQGIFLNFKNIQRSSRKKVPFGIGQVGKSFRNEITPGNFIFRTREFEQLELEFFCKPGTELDWFDYWKNYSFNFLKTLGIHSDHIRMRDHDKEQLSHYSNATTDIEYRFDWGFDELWGVASRTDYDLRQHQEYSSQNLTYHDPDDNTKYLPYVIEPSLGVERLFLALLNDAYTEETLDNNETRINLRIAPFLAPYSVAVLPLIKKYHGEKAKEMFDFLSGYFSVTYDERGKIGKRYRRQDAIGTPFVLTVDDDGVKNDVFTIRDRDTMEQISLSKDQLITYLHTKLHY
- the dnaG gene encoding DNA primase, with protein sequence MARIDQTKIQEILDKTDILDVIGEHVALSKKGKSYFGLCPFHEENTPSFSVEPTRKIYNCFSCGEKGNAITFLQKTKNMHYVDAVKDLADRANITLDIDTKAFVNPHQTLYNINQEAKQFYQFYLSSTKSGNEAKQYLANRGITEDIMTTFQLGLAPNEYDLLTKTLVGKNFLEADLMDLGLTKESKNDQFYDLFRKRIIFPIIDDKQQVLAFSGRLYHGEENQPKYINSPQTKIFTKSQVLYNLNNALSAIKRHNRVILLEGYMDVIALYRIGIKESVASMGTSLTKEQVNLLKRYTNNVTICYDGDSAGLDATERAIRLLHEADVSVKVVVLADSLDPDDYIKVHSKEALIKAINDDWIDPIEFRYNRFQAQTDFTKMLEIERFKKDVFNLIKTLPHTTIDTYLEKLSQDADLKLESIKQDFTQYTKRQVSNIQRQRRNDIPIDSKYEIAERKLINYFITDEKYLNRFQHDLDDMLYINQITRDIRHAIEDLYYFSEDPNYTSITLEELYHALEPHQIAYYENKIAYDKEIQSEDEFFDFIATLKEYEIKMRIEDYNTRIKEALTIEEKIKLAKERQKLKEDLNG
- the recO gene encoding DNA repair protein RecO — encoded protein: MKEIEGFVLQSIDYKDNHKILYLYSALGHHTLLAYNVKKMNNIQRFLSQRGSLIQYKIPEKPMAPLKDGELINAYDTIKEDPIAYTRMLHILELVRHVIDDHSNHEKMFHFIKKIFNHMNRQLDSELYQYIFELKLLHFIGYGLNFKACSICGKKTNLVFHPSSGGVICKQHVKDFSVSYPYDIYELLAHLYYIDVDHASPRNLTHKQRIQIKEIITLLYDEFVGFHTKSSKILEQMQKI